In Candidatus Polarisedimenticolia bacterium, the genomic window GCGGTGACCTGGACGGTCCAGGCGCCGATGGACGGATTGAACCGCAGCACGTCTTCCTCGACATTGAGGTGATCGGCAGATCCGCCGGTGTCAGACTGATGGGGGCTGTTGGTGGTGAAGACATTCCCCTTGTACTGGGGGCCGTTGCTCGGGCTCTTCACCAGCAAATCGAGATCGTTCACGAGCTGCGTCGCATCGGCGTCGTAGGTGACGCGCGGCGGATCGGTCCAGACAAGGGTCGCCTCAAGAGGCTCTGTCCCGCCGCCGCTGGGCACGTTGACCGACACCTGACGAAGATCGGCGGCCGAGTCCATTCCCGCCTTGTCCTGGCAGACGACCAGCTTGCGCGTGTCCCCAGAGAAATAGAGGGCACTATCCAAACGCATCCTGCCCCATCCCTGGGCATTGTTCGGATAGCGAGGAGCCGCAGGATTCGGATAGGCGCCCGAACCGGTCATCTCCTCGGCGCTGTTGATCATTACGGCCTTCAGCAGCGCGGCAGAAGGGAGAAGCGTGGGCGATCCTCCAGAAGTGCCTCCGGGATAGTATCCCGCCCGGAAGTACTGGCGTACGAGGGCGGCATTGCCCGACGCAGCGGGATGAGAAAAACTGGTTCCGGATACCGTCTCATAATTCGTGGCTCCGGAAAGGCAACCGTCCCCGGTGTTCGGAGACGCAGTGCATACGCCCTCACCCGGTACCATGAGCGTAGGCTTGATCCGTCCGTCGGCCGAAGGGCCCCAGCTGCTGAATGTCGAGACGTTCTGGGCCTGGTCTCCGTTTTGCGATGAACCAACCGTGATGACGTTCTTTGCTTGTGCCTCGCACCTTATGTTGCTCAGGTTGGCTGGTGATCCGCACGTCTCGAGGGGACAGTTCACGTCGGCTGTGCATGCTGTGCCACTGATTTGACACGTATTCCCCTCGGGTGGCACCTGGCAGGGTCCCGTTCCTTGCGGGCAATCGCTGTCCACATGGCACGGCGCTCCGCCTTCGCAGTTTCCTCCAAGGCAGGTTTCATGGGGACAATCGGCTTGGACCGAGCACGCAGTTCCGTGGCCCTGACAGACATTATGATCTTCGTTGCCCGCTCCGATTACTATCAGATAGTCTTTGTGATCCCACGCGAACTGGTCCGTTTGTTCGGCTGACTTGTTGTAATTCCTGTTGCTGCCGGTTCCGGGATTTACCGTCCCAAAGCCCTCGGAGATAATTCTGGAACCTAGATCAAATGAAGGCTGGAAGATCTCAGCCGTGAGCCGCGGAAGGCCAGTCACTGGGTCGGTAGGCTGACACTGCCCAACTCCGATATCGAACACGGCGAGTCTTGCAGCATAGGCGTGGCCATCCATTCCTTCCCAGCTGTTGTAGGTTTGTATTGCATTCGGGGCATCGCCCAGAATCGTCCCGGCATCATGAGTTCCGTGCGTGCTCATGCAGGTTCCCGGGGAGCAGCTGGCAATGGTCCAGGACTGCACTTTGCGGTGCAGCGATCCAACCGATCCATTGGGGTTCGCGCAATCGAAAGGACGGTTTGGGTCGGAGAGCCCAGGGTGATCCATCCAGGGCCCGCCATCGGCCATCGTCACAAGCTCTCCGCTACCGCTCAATCCCTTCGTGTACAGAATCCGGTTTCCTTCAGAAAAGGTCTGCAGGACCCAGGTCGCCTTGTCGTTGGCCAGGACCGCAACTGCGACCATGGCAAGGGTGAAAGCGACCGTGGTCCAAACGATCCTTCGCTTGGCGGTAACAAACATTTCGACCCCCCCGAAGTGGAATCCCCTGTGGCCTTCTCGAAGGAAGAGAGCTTTCGGCGTCGGCACCGCGCGCGAGAAGATCACGCCCACCGGCGCAATCCAGAGGGACATCCTCCGGATTCCTGCGATGTCTTGCTGACGGTTCCATCACTGCCTGTTCCCATACATTGCTCGGATCGAGAGATCTGGTTCCACGAAAAAACGAGGAAAGTGACCCGGCAGATACCGGTTTTGTAATCCCCCCTGGGTTGATTCCTCCCCTCCCGATTCCTATATTCCCCCGGGGTCAGGTAAAGCTCTGCCCTCGATGCTCTTTTGGGATGCTGAGGAGGATCATGATGAAGCGGTTCGGCGGCGAGCGGGGCGAGGGGCGCATGGGGACTCTGTTCGCCCTGGCGCTGGTGGCGACGATGATCTACCTCGGGTTCAAGGTGGTTCCCGTGATGGTGAACTCCTACACCTTCAAGGACTTCATCGAAGAAGAAGCGCGCTTCGCCTCGGTGCGGCGCGACGACGAGGAAATCGTCAGCCGGGTCTACAACAAGGCGCGCGAGCTGGAATTGCCGATCAGCAAGGAAATGATTCACACCGAGCGCAGCAACTCGCGCTTCGACATCGCGGTGAGCTACTCGATCCCCATCGTGACTCCCGTCTTCACCTACGAGTACAAGCGGGACGAGAAGGTCTCCTCGCCTCTCTTCTAGCACTCGCTCCGCGAAAACCTCTACCGTCGATTTCGGAGAGCGCCTCCTCTATGGGAGGCGCTTGCGCGCGGCACACCCCTTGCAGGAGCGCGGGCAAGGTGGGAGATAGGAGTCTGCGAATGCTGCCCGCAACGACGGACCGTGTGACCCGGAATACGCCGGACGATGTGAACGAAAGGATTCGCCGGATGACCGAGGCGAACATCGCCCGCTACTCCTGCGGCGGTCCCGATGCGATCGATCGCCGGCTGAAGCAACTGGACCATGAATGGGACATCGAGCGTTATCTGGAGACGATGGCGCCGAGCCTGACCCTGATCGGGATGGCGCTGGGGCTGACGGTCAACCGGAAATGGTTCGCCCTTCCGGTGATTGTCCAGGGGTTTTTCCTGCAGCATGCTCTGCAGGGATGGTGCCCCCCCCTGCCGTTCCTGCGGAGCCTGGGGGTACGGACGACGTCGGAGATCGAGCAGGAGCGCTACGCACTCAAGGTGCTGCGCGGCGATTTCTACCAGGCTTCCGAGCCGATAGGCGAGGAGATCCGTAGCATCGACGCGGCGTTGCTCGCGGTGCGCCTGAGCACCGAGGGCGCCGAGATCTGATGCATCGAGGGGACTGGCCTACCTCTCCAGCCGCTGCGCGACGATGCCGCGCGTCTCCTCCAGGAGCTTCGTCGCCTGCGCTTCGAGCTTGTCCATCCGCTCGTCGAGACGCCGGTTCAAATCGGCATCCGGAATGCTCTTCAAATTGATGCGAACGTTCATGGCCGCCCCGGAGACTCCCGCGTGCGCCAGGTGCGCCGCCACGCCGGCATCGGACGCGGCGTTCGGATTGCCGTGCTTCGCCACCTGCTTGATCTGCTCCATGACCGCCAGGCAGGTCTCGGCGGTCTTGACCGGGATCTCGGTGGCAAAGCGGCTGGCCTTTTCGATCGCCTCGCGCCGCGCCGCCTTCTGCTCCGGGGTCTCCTTGGGGAGCCGCATCGCCTTGGAAACCTCGTCGTAGGACTCCGAATCGCGATCCACCAGCGCCAGGAGATCCTTCTTCAATCCCGACAGAGCGTCACGGCTTTTCTGCATCTCCTCGGTAACCGACTCGTACTTCGCCTTCCCGAGCGTCAGCTCGCATACCATTCCGCCGAGCGCCGCCGCGATCCCCCCGGAAAGCGCCGCCGCGCTGCCGCCGCCGGGGGTGGGGGTGCCCGCTCCCAAAGACTCCACGAACTCCTTGAGCTTCATGTCGACCAGCATGGAACGCCTTCGCCTCCTTCTCCAGAAAGACAGCCTCATTTCACAGTAGGGCTCCGAAGCCGCGTCTGTCAAGACCTACCGGGCAGTGAGGGGCGAGGCCGCCGCCCTCAGGGCCCTCCGGCCGCGAGGCGGTCGCGGACCAGCCGCCCCTTCTTGATCACTTTCTCGACGTGGTTCACCCCGAAGTGGTAGACGAGATGGTCATGGTTCGGGACGGAGAGCACCTGCAGGTCGGCCTGCTTTCCCTCCTCGAGGCTTCCGAGCCGATCGGCCAATCCGAGGGAGTGCGCCGCATTCAGCGTGGCGGCGGTGATCGCTTCGGCGACGCTCATTTTCAGCGTGAGACAGGCAAGCAGGAGGACGAGCGGCATCGCCTCGGTCGGGCAGGTCCCCGGGTTGCAGTCGGTGGCCAGTGCCACCGGCACGCCCGATTCGATCAGGCGGCGCGCCGGGGGATGACGCGGGGACATCAGGAAGAAGGCCGCGCCCGGGACCAGGATGGCGCTCACGCCCGCGGCAGCCATCGCCTCAATCCCGGCGTCGGAGATGAACTCGAGATGGTCCGCGGAGGCGGCCCCCAGCCGGGCGGCGAGCTCGGCCCCGCCGCCGGAGGAGAGCTGGTCGGCGTGCAGCCGGGGCTGCAGGCCATGTCGGCGTCCCGCTTCCAGGATGCGCTCAGCCTCGGCCGGAGAGAAGGCGCCGCGCTCGCAGAAGACGTCGCAGTAATCGGCCCAGCGCCCTTCGGCCACGGCCGGAATCATCTCTTCGGCGACGATCTTGATGTAAACGTCGCGGGCGGCGCGGTGCTCTCTCGGTACGGTGTGCGCCCCCAGGAACGTGGGCACGATCTCCACCGGGTGGCGCGCCGCGGCTTCCCGGATCGCGCGCAGCTGCTTGATCTCCGATCCGAGGTCCAATCCATAGCCGCTTTTCGCTTCGCAGGTGGTGGTGCCCCACTCCAGCATCCGGTCGAGCCGGGCCAGCGAGCCGCTCAGGAGATCCTGCTCGCCGGCGCCGCGCACCGCGTCGACGGTGCTGAGGATGCCCCCGCCGGCGGCGGCAATCTCCTCGTAGCTGCGGCCGCGCAGCCGCATCTCGAACTCCCGCTCGCGCGAGCCGGCGAAGGGAAGATGGGTGTGCGGATCCACGAATCCCGGAATTAGGGTGCGGCCCGAAACATCCAGGCGCCGGCCTTCCGGCTTGAGGGTGACTCTGGCGGCCAGCTCGCTCGACGGACCGGCGAAAAGGATCGTCTCGCCGGCGATGGCCACGCCGGCATCGGGAACGACTCGCAGCGCTGCCAGATCCTGACCGGTGCGCGGCGCAGGCCCGACGGGCGTTGCCAGCTCCGCGGCGTGCTCCAGGATGAGGTCCGCTTCCTGCATCGCTCTCAGGAGCCGGGCAGCGATTCCGGGGGTTTCTGCTTGATGAAGGTGAGCTTGTCGGCGATCTCTTCTTCCTGGCGGTGCATCTCCAGCAGCTTGAGGTGCTGCTCCACCAGACTGCGGACCCGGCGCTCGAAGGTGTCGCGCTCCAGCTTCAAGCCGCGGATCGAGTCCTCCAGCTGGGAAACCTTCTTCTGGGCCTGATCGATCAGCCGCTGGCCCCGCATCTCCGCCTCGCGCATCAGGAGGCGCCCTTCCTTCTTGGCCTCCTCCTTCATCTCCTCGGAGAGCTTCTGGGCGGTGAACAGCGTTTCCTTCAGGATGCGCTCGCGCTCGGTGAGGTCTCCGAGGGTGGCTTTGAGGAGCGAGGTCTCCTCGCGCAGCTTGCTGACCTCGTTGACCACCTTCTCGAACTCCTCCGAGACGAAGTTGAGGAAGGAGTGCACCTCTTCCTTGTCGTAGCCCCGCATCTTGACCGCGAAGCGGTGCCCGCGCACATCCAGCGGCGTGATTCTCATTCCGGCTCCTTCCGTGCGGCTAAGGGGCGCTCCCCGAACAGCGCCCTCCCGATCCGGACCAGCGTAGCCCCTTCCTCCACCGCGACCTCGAAATCTTCCGACATCCCCATCGACAGCTCCCGCAGGGGAGTGCGCGCGCAGGATTCACGGCCCAGCTCCCGCGCCAGCTCGGCGAGCTCCCGGAACAGGGGGCGGGAGCGCTCCGGATCCGGGTGGTAAGGGGGGATGATCATCAACCCGGCCACCTTAATATGTCGCAAATCGCTTCCGGCCGCCAGGATTTGGGGCAAATCCTCCCTTCGCGCGCCATGCTTCGCCGCTTCCAGGGCCAGGTTCACTTGAATCAGGACCTCGAGAGGCCGCTCGCGGCCGGCGGCATGGCGGTCCAGATCCCGCAGCAGCTCGATCGAATCGACGGAGTGGATCATTTCGAACAGCCGGGCCGCCTCTTTCGCCTTATTGCGCTGCAGGTGCCCGACGAGGTGCCAGATCGCTTCCGGCGGCGCTTCCGGCTGCTTGCTCCTGGCCTCCTGCACCCGGTTCTCGCCGAAAGCTCTCTGACCGGCCTCGAAAGCCTGGCGGATCCGCTCCGGCTCGACCGTCTTGCTCACCGCAACCAGGGCGACGCTTCCTGCGGGGCGGCCGGCCCGCCGCTCCGCCTGGGCGATCCGCCCGCGCAGCGCGGCCAGGTTGCCGGCAATCTCCGACATCGCCGTCAGCCGGGAGGGCCGGCGAAAAGGGTACCCTGGGCCCCTGCTTCCAGCAGCTCCCGGATCTCGGCCGGCAGCGGCTCGGAGGATTGCCGCTCGTCCATGGCTCGGTTGGCGAGGCGATCGGCATCCTGGTTCTCCTCGCGCCGGACATGCCGGACCGTCACTTCGGGGATGCGCCGCATGAGCCGGCGCGCCTCGGCGTGCAGCTGCTGCAGGCGCGGGTTCTTCACGCGGTATTCGCCTTTGATCTGACGGACCAGGAGCTCGGAGTCGGAGTGGACCGCCAGGCGGGCTGCGCCGCGCCGGATGCCGTGGTGCAAGAGCACCAGCAGCGCGACATACTCGGCGACATTGTTGGTGGCGGCTCCGAGAAATCCGTAAATCTCTTCGCGCCGGCCGGCATCGTCTTCGAGGAGTACGCCGATGCCGGCGGGACCCGGGTTGCCGCGGGCGCCCCCGTCGATCCGGCCCGTCAGGCTTTTAGGCTTGCTCGCCGGCCGGGGGCTCGGCACGCTTCTCCTCGAGGTAGTAAAGGAAGCGCTTGCAGGAGTAGCAGTGGAAGATGCCGTCGTCGCGACGGATCTGCTGGACGACGCTGGGCTGCAGGCGGACCGAGCATCCCTGGCACAGGCCGTTGACGACGCGCGATACCGCCAGGCCGCCGCGCGAGCGGGCGATGCGCACGAACTCGGCCACCAGCTCAGGGGTGATCTGCGCTTCGATGGCGCGGCGGCGGGTGTCGAGGTCCTGGCGCCTGGCCTCCATCTCCTTCTGCTCCCCCACGAGCAGGGCCTGGTCCGACTGCACCTGCTTCATCTCCTCGGCGAGTGCCGCCTCCTTCTTCTTGATCCCCGCCTCCAGATCGTCCGCCGACTCCATGGCCTGCAGGATCCGGGTGTCGATCCCGTCGCGCTCCCCTTTGGCGGCGTCGATCTCGTGCAGCATGGCGGTGTACTCCTTGTTGGTCTTCACCTCCATCAGCTGCGTCTGGTACTTGCCGATCTTCGCCTCGATCGCCTGGAGATCGCCTTCCAGCTTGCGGCGGTCCTTCTGGTGTCCGGCCAGATCATCCTTGGCCTTGGCCACCTCGGCGCGATGGCGCGCCAGCTTCTGATCGAGGTCCTGGATCTTCGCGGGCATGGCGGCGAGCCGGCGGTTGAGGTCGTCGATGGAAAGGGTCACTTCCTGAAGCTGGAGAAGCTGTTCGAGGTGCGGCTCCAAGCGAACTCCTCGGTGCGGGGTCTTCGTGGTGGGCCCACCAGGACTCGAACCTGGAACCAACTGATTATGAGTCAGCTGCTCTAACCACCTGAGCTATGGGCCCGGCAGGTGGCGGCAAACCCCGGCAGATGCGGGATTTGGCGCATTATAGCACAGGGGTTGTATCCCTCTTTTTCGCTTCCGGCGGGCTTGCCTTCGCGCGGGGCCGGCCCTAAGTTTCCCCGGTCCCGCCCTGCGTCCGGGTGCGCCGACGCGAAACCGGCTGTGGGGGATTCGAATCCGGAACCGCGTGCGCGCGGAAGGAGAACAAACGTGAGTGGAAGGGCCAAACCGCTCCTGATTCTCGTCATCATGCTCGCAGTCGTGGGCGGAGGCGTCTACTACTGGCTCCTGCGCGCCCCAGCCTCCACGCCGGAACAGACGGCGCAGAACACGCCGCAGGGCCAGAAGGCTCCGGGCGGCGGGACGCTCGCTCCCAAGCCGAAGGGCGCCCATCCGCTCGCCGGGGACACGGTGGACAAGGACCAGCCCTTTTTCGAGTCCGATTACGGCTTCTCGATGGTGGTACCCGCCGGCTGGAAGGTGATCGAGTGGACCGATCCGGTTGCCCCGGAGCCCGGCAAACGCCGCCCGGCCTACAAGATTCGCCTGGAGGATCCGAAGACGAAATCGCTGCTCGATTTCGCCTGCTACCCGTTCACCGAGAAAAGCCGCAGCGCGGTGGAGGAGATCTTCATCAGCAAGATCAACGCACCGGTTCCCGGCTACGAGCTGGACATCCAGATGGACGAGGTGGTCAAGGAAGGGGACATGCGGATCCGCCGCGCCGAGCAGCGCACCACCGACGCCTCGGGGACAACCGGGCTGCTGCGGACCTTCTACTACCTTTCCAACGATAAGCTCTACACCTTCAGCCTGATCGGGACCGACGCGAGCTTCTCGGTGGCCGATTCGCCGGTGGCGAAGGTCCTCAACGACATCAAGATTCTCGGCTGACCGAATCCGACTCGACCGATCCAGGCCCCGCCACCCGGCGGGGCCCTTTTTTTTCGGCCGACTCGCGGCAGGCGTCGACAATCGCGACGGCCCGCAGCCCCTCCTCGAGGGGAATGGCGACGGGCGCCTCGCCGCGCAGGGCCGCAACGAAGGCTTTCAGGCATTCGCGGACCGTGGCGGCCTTCGGGGAGAGCGGGATCGGAGTCCATTCGTTGCCTCGTCCTTCCTCCAGGGTGTGACGGACATGGTCGCCACGCAGCTGTCCTCTCTCGCCGACGACCTCGATGCCGCCCGAGCGCGCGGCGGTGGCGCGATCGTTCTCCACTACGGCCAATGCGCCGCCCGACAGGCGGAGCACCGCCGCGAAGGCATCCTCGGTGTGCCGGGTGATGATGCTCTGGGTGAAGCAGAGCGCCTCCTCGACCTCGCGCCCGGTGAGAAAGCGAATCAGATCGAAGGAATGGACGCCGGTGTTGCGCAGGATGCCGCCTGATTCCGGCTCGTCCAGCCAGGCGCGTGAAGAAGGCTCG contains:
- a CDS encoding S8 family serine peptidase, producing the protein MSLWIAPVGVIFSRAVPTPKALFLREGHRGFHFGGVEMFVTAKRRIVWTTVAFTLAMVAVAVLANDKATWVLQTFSEGNRILYTKGLSGSGELVTMADGGPWMDHPGLSDPNRPFDCANPNGSVGSLHRKVQSWTIASCSPGTCMSTHGTHDAGTILGDAPNAIQTYNSWEGMDGHAYAARLAVFDIGVGQCQPTDPVTGLPRLTAEIFQPSFDLGSRIISEGFGTVNPGTGSNRNYNKSAEQTDQFAWDHKDYLIVIGAGNEDHNVCQGHGTACSVQADCPHETCLGGNCEGGAPCHVDSDCPQGTGPCQVPPEGNTCQISGTACTADVNCPLETCGSPANLSNIRCEAQAKNVITVGSSQNGDQAQNVSTFSSWGPSADGRIKPTLMVPGEGVCTASPNTGDGCLSGATNYETVSGTSFSHPAASGNAALVRQYFRAGYYPGGTSGGSPTLLPSAALLKAVMINSAEEMTGSGAYPNPAAPRYPNNAQGWGRMRLDSALYFSGDTRKLVVCQDKAGMDSAADLRQVSVNVPSGGGTEPLEATLVWTDPPRVTYDADATQLVNDLDLLVKSPSNGPQYKGNVFTTNSPHQSDTGGSADHLNVEEDVLRFNPSIGAWTVQVTAFNQPLSNQPFALAITGNISLIAGANKVASSDYSTNPGQIFQNNYTATFTSNDTYEVLKETSGGLTHTWKFTKTPCGTSRHLLHIEASRPNNPDGDNFQFYYSTDGVNYSAISGALVNKAFDIVGGTDYAFDDAGLMGHIYIQVRDTVAGGGSSLDTLKVDYLEIR
- the hutI gene encoding imidazolonepropionase → MQEADLILEHAAELATPVGPAPRTGQDLAALRVVPDAGVAIAGETILFAGPSSELAARVTLKPEGRRLDVSGRTLIPGFVDPHTHLPFAGSREREFEMRLRGRSYEEIAAAGGGILSTVDAVRGAGEQDLLSGSLARLDRMLEWGTTTCEAKSGYGLDLGSEIKQLRAIREAAARHPVEIVPTFLGAHTVPREHRAARDVYIKIVAEEMIPAVAEGRWADYCDVFCERGAFSPAEAERILEAGRRHGLQPRLHADQLSSGGGAELAARLGAASADHLEFISDAGIEAMAAAGVSAILVPGAAFFLMSPRHPPARRLIESGVPVALATDCNPGTCPTEAMPLVLLLACLTLKMSVAEAITAATLNAAHSLGLADRLGSLEEGKQADLQVLSVPNHDHLVYHFGVNHVEKVIKKGRLVRDRLAAGGP
- a CDS encoding DivIVA domain-containing protein, with product MRITPLDVRGHRFAVKMRGYDKEEVHSFLNFVSEEFEKVVNEVSKLREETSLLKATLGDLTERERILKETLFTAQKLSEEMKEEAKKEGRLLMREAEMRGQRLIDQAQKKVSQLEDSIRGLKLERDTFERRVRSLVEQHLKLLEMHRQEEEIADKLTFIKQKPPESLPGS
- a CDS encoding Gfo/Idh/MocA family oxidoreductase, whose protein sequence is METLQLGLIGMGSHGARYAAHLAAGEVEGARLAVTCRRNRAAGEAQAEKLDARFTADYRQVLEDSEVDAVIIVVPPALNVPIAAEAIAAGKGVLVEKPLAPDAVSARRLVEAARAAAIPAMVAQTLRFNAVVLAVRERLASLGPLRLISLSQRFEPSSRAWLDEPESGGILRNTGVHSFDLIRFLTGREVEEALCFTQSIITRHTEDAFAAVLRLSGGALAVVENDRATAARSGGIEVVGERGQLRGDHVRHTLEEGRGNEWTPIPLSPKAATVRECLKAFVAALRGEAPVAIPLEEGLRAVAIVDACRESAEKKGPRRVAGPGSVESDSVSRES
- a CDS encoding ribonuclease HI family protein codes for the protein MPSPRPASKPKSLTGRIDGGARGNPGPAGIGVLLEDDAGRREEIYGFLGAATNNVAEYVALLVLLHHGIRRGAARLAVHSDSELLVRQIKGEYRVKNPRLQQLHAEARRLMRRIPEVTVRHVRREENQDADRLANRAMDERQSSEPLPAEIRELLEAGAQGTLFAGPPG
- a CDS encoding YggS family pyridoxal phosphate-dependent enzyme; protein product: MSEIAGNLAALRGRIAQAERRAGRPAGSVALVAVSKTVEPERIRQAFEAGQRAFGENRVQEARSKQPEAPPEAIWHLVGHLQRNKAKEAARLFEMIHSVDSIELLRDLDRHAAGRERPLEVLIQVNLALEAAKHGARREDLPQILAAGSDLRHIKVAGLMIIPPYHPDPERSRPLFRELAELARELGRESCARTPLRELSMGMSEDFEVAVEEGATLVRIGRALFGERPLAARKEPE
- a CDS encoding cyclodeaminase/cyclohydrolase family protein, encoding MLVDMKLKEFVESLGAGTPTPGGGSAAALSGGIAAALGGMVCELTLGKAKYESVTEEMQKSRDALSGLKKDLLALVDRDSESYDEVSKAMRLPKETPEQKAARREAIEKASRFATEIPVKTAETCLAVMEQIKQVAKHGNPNAASDAGVAAHLAHAGVSGAAMNVRINLKSIPDADLNRRLDERMDKLEAQATKLLEETRGIVAQRLER